A part of Marinobacter psychrophilus genomic DNA contains:
- a CDS encoding SDR family NAD(P)-dependent oxidoreductase: MNNPLFDMTGKVALITGSTKGIGLSIAEEMARLGAKVVISSRKADACEQVANELKGKGYDAIAIPCHVGKKDDLQNLVNKTNEAWGSIDVLVCNAATNPVYGPTSEMTDEAWDKIMDTNVKGTFWLTNMVLPQMAEKGEGAVVLLSSIAGIRGNTTIGTYGVSKAAEAALARNLAVEWGPKGIRINSIAPGLIKTDFARTLWEDPVRVKRAEDKTPLRRIGDPVDIAGLAVFLSTKASAYITGQTIVADGGETIC, from the coding sequence ATGAACAACCCACTTTTTGATATGACCGGTAAGGTAGCCCTGATCACCGGCTCTACTAAAGGCATTGGTCTGTCAATCGCCGAAGAGATGGCCCGTCTGGGCGCGAAAGTTGTTATCTCCAGTCGTAAGGCCGACGCCTGTGAACAGGTGGCGAATGAACTGAAAGGCAAAGGCTATGACGCCATAGCGATACCCTGCCATGTTGGTAAAAAAGACGACCTTCAAAATCTGGTAAACAAAACCAACGAAGCCTGGGGCAGTATCGACGTGCTCGTATGCAACGCCGCCACCAACCCGGTCTATGGCCCCACCTCCGAAATGACCGACGAGGCCTGGGATAAAATCATGGACACCAACGTCAAAGGCACCTTCTGGCTCACCAACATGGTGCTACCGCAGATGGCGGAGAAAGGTGAGGGCGCCGTTGTGTTGCTGTCCAGCATCGCCGGAATTCGCGGTAACACAACCATCGGAACCTACGGTGTATCCAAAGCAGCAGAAGCTGCACTGGCCCGAAACCTGGCGGTGGAGTGGGGCCCGAAAGGCATCCGCATCAACAGCATCGCCCCCGGCCTGATCAAAACCGACTTCGCCCGTACACTCTGGGAAGATCCGGTGCGCGTTAAGCGAGCCGAAGACAAAACTCCACTGAGAAGAATCGGCGACCCGGTAGATATCGCAGGCCTGGCTGTATTTCTATCAACCAAAGCCAGCGCCTACATAACCGGCCAGACCATTGTCGCCGACGGCGGCGAAACCATCTGTTAA
- a CDS encoding PaaI family thioesterase, with translation MSKQESPYVDSAYVDSAYVDGTELPGFHNLLGYRQASWEENEAVIELELEPKHLNLGGVIHGGVLTSLVDIAMAQAGTYCPFPGRMRKAITLSLTTTFTGQCSSGTIRVTGRKRAGGTRIFNSTGEVHDGKGNLLAIAEGTFRVRSGSDKPEGVPI, from the coding sequence ATGAGTAAGCAAGAATCTCCTTATGTCGATAGCGCCTATGTTGATAGCGCATACGTCGATGGTACAGAGCTGCCGGGCTTTCATAACCTGCTCGGTTACCGCCAGGCTTCCTGGGAGGAAAACGAAGCGGTGATTGAGCTGGAACTGGAGCCAAAGCATCTAAATCTTGGTGGTGTCATTCACGGCGGCGTACTGACGTCGCTGGTTGATATCGCGATGGCCCAGGCTGGCACATACTGCCCCTTCCCGGGGCGAATGCGTAAAGCCATTACCTTGTCTTTGACCACAACGTTTACGGGCCAGTGCTCCAGCGGCACTATTCGTGTAACCGGGCGCAAGCGAGCCGGTGGCACCCGGATTTTTAACAGCACCGGCGAAGTGCATGACGGTAAAGGCAATCTGCTTGCCATCGCCGAAGGCACCTTCCGGGTGCGGTCTGGTAGCGACAAGCCGGAAGGCGTTCCTATCTGA
- a CDS encoding class I adenylate-forming enzyme family protein, with product MKNNLSEMPVYAPMTPNEPMDAIGHRIQRFTISRADHPALISEQGTVNWRDLLGQINRIANRLRDAGLEPGDSVAALSENSADYVALYLGVLTAGGCMVPLSGMASAETLSLMLSDCRATFLFVSQKNGNLLQSFQPGLQGLPDDRIVALDENGEGIGQTLKSWLGDASAEARPANVSLDDAFNIIYSSGTTGTPKGILHDYRFRQRQMERMSLYGLDCDAINLVSTPLYSNTTLVSVLPTLFHGGTLVIMAKFDARRFLELAETHRVTHAMLVPVQYQRILADAEFDRFDLSSFKLKLCTSAPLRPDVIADAMARWPGNIREVYGLTEGGISTSLDCAAHPDKWSSVGIPTQGAEVRVIDEEDHELPRGETGELVGRAISMMRGYVNRPEQTEEMLWESPEGDVFYRSGDMGRIDEDGFIHILDRRKDMIISGGFNIYPVDLEKALLAHPAVDDAAVIGIPSEHWGETPLALVVLKSGHQDSSLTILEWANGQLGKSQRISAIELRGELPRSTIGKVLKRELREPYWQKIAR from the coding sequence ATGAAAAATAACCTGAGCGAAATGCCTGTGTACGCACCCATGACCCCAAACGAACCCATGGACGCCATTGGCCACCGGATACAGAGGTTTACAATCAGCCGTGCAGACCACCCGGCGTTGATCAGTGAACAGGGCACGGTGAACTGGAGAGACCTGTTGGGCCAGATTAACCGGATCGCCAACCGCCTGCGCGATGCAGGGCTTGAGCCGGGCGACTCAGTTGCAGCTCTCTCGGAGAACAGCGCTGACTATGTCGCTCTGTATCTTGGTGTGCTCACCGCCGGGGGCTGCATGGTGCCACTTTCAGGTATGGCCAGCGCCGAAACACTGAGTCTTATGCTGTCCGATTGCCGTGCAACGTTCCTGTTTGTGTCGCAGAAAAATGGCAATCTCCTTCAGAGCTTTCAGCCTGGGCTGCAGGGGTTACCGGACGACCGTATTGTTGCCCTGGATGAAAACGGCGAAGGGATTGGACAGACCCTGAAAAGCTGGCTTGGCGATGCCTCAGCTGAGGCCCGCCCGGCGAACGTGTCGCTGGATGACGCCTTTAACATCATCTACAGCTCCGGCACCACCGGCACTCCGAAGGGCATTCTCCATGATTACCGATTCCGCCAGCGGCAGATGGAACGCATGAGCCTTTATGGACTGGATTGCGATGCCATTAACCTGGTCTCAACGCCGCTGTACTCCAACACCACACTGGTCTCGGTATTACCCACGCTGTTCCACGGCGGCACGCTGGTCATTATGGCAAAGTTCGACGCTCGGCGATTTCTGGAGCTGGCCGAAACACACCGTGTGACCCACGCCATGCTGGTACCAGTGCAGTACCAGAGGATTCTGGCTGACGCGGAATTTGACCGCTTTGACCTCTCTAGCTTCAAGTTGAAACTCTGCACCAGCGCGCCCCTAAGACCGGACGTGATAGCTGATGCAATGGCTCGCTGGCCCGGCAACATACGAGAGGTTTACGGCCTCACAGAGGGCGGCATCTCTACCAGCCTCGACTGTGCCGCGCACCCAGACAAATGGAGCTCAGTAGGCATACCAACGCAAGGTGCGGAAGTACGCGTGATCGACGAAGAGGATCATGAACTTCCGAGAGGCGAAACCGGCGAATTGGTGGGCCGCGCCATTTCGATGATGCGAGGCTACGTGAACCGGCCTGAACAGACCGAGGAAATGCTTTGGGAAAGCCCTGAGGGCGACGTGTTTTATCGCAGTGGGGATATGGGACGAATCGACGAAGACGGATTTATCCATATTCTCGATCGTCGCAAGGACATGATCATTTCTGGTGGGTTCAACATTTATCCGGTCGATCTAGAAAAGGCGCTGCTGGCACACCCTGCCGTGGACGATGCAGCGGTTATCGGCATTCCCAGCGAACATTGGGGTGAAACACCGCTGGCTCTGGTGGTTCTCAAATCCGGGCATCAGGATTCCAGCCTTACGATACTCGAATGGGCTAACGGCCAGCTCGGCAAAAGCCAGCGTATCTCCGCTATCGAGCTTCGCGGGGAACTCCCCCGCTCCACCATAGGTAAAGTTCTGAAGCGGGAGTTGCGCGAACCTTATTGGCAAAAGATCGCGCGTTGA
- a CDS encoding SDR family NAD(P)-dependent oxidoreductase, giving the protein MGRFDGRAAIVTGAGSGIGRATALRLAREGAQVIMADTSELGLVETGNLMPEGAEYLFRLVDVADEAQVKKLVSDAMDAFGKIDVLCNIAGIASTGKGHPPVIENERDEWDTVLAVNLIGTMLLIKHVAPHMQACMCGSIVNTASVAGIRSGAGGNAYSASKAGVINLTMTAACDLGVHNIRVNAVCPGLVETGMTKAVFDYARTHEKAHKLGARCELRRYGDPEEIAAAILFFASDDASYITGQALPVDGGNTASLNLPGMKV; this is encoded by the coding sequence ATGGGGCGTTTTGATGGTCGGGCGGCTATTGTTACCGGAGCAGGCAGTGGCATAGGTCGGGCAACCGCCTTGCGGCTGGCCCGTGAGGGTGCCCAAGTGATCATGGCGGATACCTCCGAATTGGGCTTGGTTGAGACCGGGAATCTAATGCCGGAAGGGGCTGAGTACCTCTTTCGCCTCGTCGACGTTGCCGATGAGGCGCAGGTGAAAAAACTTGTCAGCGACGCTATGGACGCGTTCGGAAAAATTGACGTCCTGTGCAACATCGCTGGCATTGCCAGCACAGGGAAAGGCCATCCACCGGTAATCGAAAACGAGCGAGACGAGTGGGACACGGTGTTGGCGGTGAATCTGATTGGCACCATGCTCCTCATAAAGCATGTCGCACCGCACATGCAGGCCTGCATGTGCGGTTCCATTGTCAATACAGCGTCGGTTGCCGGTATTCGCTCGGGTGCAGGGGGCAACGCTTATAGCGCCTCGAAGGCTGGAGTGATCAACCTCACCATGACCGCTGCGTGTGACCTTGGCGTTCACAATATCCGGGTGAACGCTGTCTGCCCGGGCCTGGTTGAAACCGGTATGACAAAAGCGGTGTTTGACTACGCCCGCACCCACGAAAAAGCTCACAAGTTGGGCGCTCGCTGTGAATTGCGCCGCTACGGCGACCCGGAAGAGATCGCAGCAGCCATTCTGTTTTTTGCCAGTGACGATGCCAGCTATATCACCGGTCAGGCGCTGCCTGTGGATGGCGGCAACACCGCCTCTTTAAACCTGCCAGGAATGAAAGTGTAA
- a CDS encoding acyl-CoA dehydrogenase family protein produces MFELSDKAKNLQVQLSEFMDVNIYPNESTHHEQIKKAENRWAPVPIIEELKAKAKAEGLWNLFLPESDLGAGLTNFEYAHLCEIMGRSEMAPEVFNCSAPDTGNMETIARYGNDKQQEQWLKPLLAGEIRSCFSMTEPDVASSDATNIACEIRREGDEYVINGKKWWSSGAMTTTCKIAIVMGKTDPAAPKHQQQSMILVPLDAPGVKLVRSLTVFGYDHAPHGHAEIHYENVRVPVGNLLLGEGRGFEIAQGRLGPGRIHHCMRIIGVAERALELMCKRANEREAFGKPLSSFDSIRKDIARSRIEIEQARLLTLKAAYMMDTVGNKVARQEIAMIKVIAPSMALKVLDRAIQVHGGAGVSQDTFLASAWAKVRTLRLADGPDEVHLDSVAKIELRQYR; encoded by the coding sequence ATGTTCGAGTTGTCTGACAAAGCTAAAAATCTACAGGTGCAGTTGAGCGAGTTCATGGACGTGAACATTTATCCCAACGAGTCCACGCACCACGAACAGATTAAAAAGGCAGAAAACCGTTGGGCACCGGTTCCGATCATAGAGGAGCTTAAAGCGAAGGCAAAAGCGGAAGGCCTCTGGAACCTGTTCCTGCCGGAAAGCGATCTGGGTGCTGGCCTGACCAACTTTGAATACGCCCACCTTTGCGAAATCATGGGCCGTTCTGAAATGGCCCCGGAGGTGTTCAACTGTTCTGCACCGGATACCGGCAATATGGAAACAATCGCCCGGTACGGTAATGATAAACAGCAAGAGCAGTGGCTGAAGCCTCTGCTGGCGGGTGAGATCCGTTCCTGCTTTTCCATGACAGAACCGGATGTAGCGTCTTCCGATGCAACTAATATTGCCTGTGAGATCCGTCGTGAGGGCGATGAATATGTGATTAACGGCAAAAAATGGTGGTCTTCGGGTGCCATGACCACCACCTGTAAAATTGCCATTGTGATGGGTAAAACCGATCCTGCCGCGCCTAAGCACCAGCAGCAGTCGATGATCCTGGTGCCATTAGATGCGCCCGGTGTGAAACTAGTACGCTCCCTGACGGTGTTTGGTTATGACCACGCACCCCACGGCCACGCGGAGATTCATTACGAAAACGTGCGGGTTCCTGTTGGCAACCTTTTGCTAGGTGAGGGGCGTGGCTTTGAAATCGCCCAGGGCCGTCTCGGGCCAGGCCGTATCCACCACTGTATGAGGATCATTGGCGTCGCGGAACGTGCGCTGGAGTTGATGTGTAAGCGTGCCAACGAACGCGAGGCATTCGGCAAGCCGCTCTCCAGCTTTGACTCTATCCGCAAGGACATCGCCCGCAGCCGAATCGAGATTGAGCAGGCGCGACTGTTGACTCTGAAGGCGGCATACATGATGGACACCGTGGGTAACAAGGTAGCTCGTCAGGAAATCGCCATGATCAAGGTGATTGCTCCGAGCATGGCGCTGAAAGTGCTCGATCGTGCGATTCAGGTGCACGGTGGGGCCGGCGTGAGCCAGGACACCTTCCTTGCCTCAGCCTGGGCTAAGGTACGGACATTGCGGCTGGCGGATGGTCCCGATGAAGTTCACTTAGATTCTGTTGCCAAGATTGAACTGCGTCAGTATCGCTAA